The genome window TCGGCTATAATTCCCAAAATAATTGCCGGCCGGACATTAGTTTTCTTCCCGGCCCGAACTGCCAAATCATAAGCCTTCGCAAACGGAATTGAAGCTGAACCTTGAAGGGTAAAGAGTTCGGCTCGAATTTGGGCGGCCGAAAGTGCGGTATTTTTTAGCACCTGCTGATATACCGCCTCAACACCGCGCGATTCCTTCAAAATTTTCTTCTTTTCTGATTCTTGAGCTTCCAATTTCTTTTTTTCCAGATCCTGAATCTGTCGCAGTGAAGTCTCTTCATTTCTCTTGTCCTCCAAATTATTTTTCTCCGCCGTGGTCTGATCTTTGGTGTCTCCTATTTCTTGAAAAGATGTTTGAAGTGACTGCTTGATTGAGGCAAAAGCATCCAAATCCTCAAAAAAACTCGACAGGTTGTCGCTACTCAACACCACTTCCGGCAAAGAGAAGTCGTCAATTTCGTTGGTTTTGCGTAAAAGCTGAGCCAAAGACTCCTTCTCGCGTCCCAGTTTGGCATCAAGAGAGCTAATTGTACTATTTTTAACCCCAATCTCTTGAGATAACTTTTGGATAGTTAAATCTCGAGCCTTGATACTCAATTTCGCCTTATTAATTTGGGCCGTAATAATGGCGACATCTCGCTCCAAAGAAACGCTTTTCTCTTGTTGGGTATTTAAAATCTGCTCTTGTTGTTTGATTTGGGACTCAAGAACCGACAACTGTTGTTCCAGTTCAGCCCGGCGAGACGCCACGGCCGAGGCCGGGTCTTGGGCAAAAACAGCCGAAGGTTTAAAGCCGACGGTCAAAAATGAGAACAGAACCAAAATACCAACTAAATTTCTGATTTTTAAAATCATATGAAAAACCTCTTGTATCCATTATACAAGAGGTTTTCGAATCAGTGAAAGATTGCTCCGGTCTACTTTCCGCCCTTCCCTTTATCGCCGGACGGTTTGGACTCGGCTCCAGGAGTAGCTTCCTCACCTTCCTTAGGCTCTTTACCCTTCTTCTCGGAAAGTTCAATATTGGCAATATCAATTGGTTCGGCCGGCTTCTCTTCTTCTTTAACCGCTTCCGAAATGGCCGCAACTACTTCTTCCGGCTTACTCTTAAGAATCACTCCGTCCGGCAAAGCGATATCCTTGGCGTGAATTTTGCTATCAAGATTAATCAGAGCTGAAATATCAACCTGGATTGAGTGAGGCAAATCTTTCGGCAGAGCTTCGATTTCCAGTTCATGCAGAACTTTAACGAGTGTACCGCCCAAATCTTTAACGGCCGAAGAAGTGCCCATAAATTCAATCGGCACAGAAATTTCCAACTTCTTACCTTTTTCAATTACATAAAAATCAGCATGACGCGGGGTCTCCTTAACCGGGTCAAGATCAACCTCTTGAATCAAGGCTTCGGCATCCACCCCTTCACCTTTGAGCTGAATGACGCTGGATTCACCGGCTTCTTTCAGAGCTTTTTCAAAGTCAGCCAATTTGATGGCAATCGGCGTGGATTTTTCCTTTCGGCCGTAAAAAACTGCCGGCATCAAACCTTCACTTCGGAGCTTTTTGAGAGCGTCTTTAGTATTTCGTTTTACAACATTAAGCGTAAGCATTGTCCGACTATTATACACAGAAAAATTCTTTACGCAACTTGATTGGGTGGAACCTGCCCCTCAAGAACGGCTATTACATTTTGAGCCGACATCACGGCCATTTCGTGCCTTGCTTCAGCCGTGGCTGAAGCAATATGCGGAGTAAGCACTACATTAGGTAGCTTAGCCAAACCTTTGGCCAATTTTGGTTCAAATTCAAAAACATCGAGACCAGCTCCGGCGATTACCCCTGTTCGCAAGGCCTCTACCAAAGCAATTTCGTCCACCACTGGCCCACGAGAAGTGTTGATGAGGTAGGCAGATTTCTTCATCACTGCCAAGCGCGCCGAATTGAGAAGATGGGTAGTTGAAGGTAAAAGTGGTACATGAATTGAAACAATATCAGCTTCGCGCAAAACTTCCTCAACAGTTGGTTTGAAAATCGCTCCGTATTGCTTCTCCAAATCCTCATTTCTCTTAACATCAAAATAGACGACCTTCATTTCAAAACCGTGAAGCGCCCGATGCGCCACATCCGCGCCGATTCGGCCAGTGCCGATAATACCCAAAGTTTTGCCGGCCAGTTTGGTACCTTGAAAAATCATCGGATCCCAACCTTTGTATTTGCCGGCGCGCAGATATCTATCCCCTTCAACAATCTTACAGGTCAGAGCCAAAATC of Candidatus Paceibacterota bacterium contains these proteins:
- a CDS encoding lytic murein transglycosylase, with product MILKIRNLVGILVLFSFLTVGFKPSAVFAQDPASAVASRRAELEQQLSVLESQIKQQEQILNTQQEKSVSLERDVAIITAQINKAKLSIKARDLTIQKLSQEIGVKNSTISSLDAKLGREKESLAQLLRKTNEIDDFSLPEVVLSSDNLSSFFEDLDAFASIKQSLQTSFQEIGDTKDQTTAEKNNLEDKRNEETSLRQIQDLEKKKLEAQESEKKKILKESRGVEAVYQQVLKNTALSAAQIRAELFTLQGSASIPFAKAYDLAVRAGKKTNVRPAIILGIIAEESNLGENVGTGNWRVDMKAPRDTVPFLDITKRLGLDPDKMPVSKKPWYGYGGAMGPAQFIPSTWVLYEERISKATGHNPPNPWDPEDAFMAAAILMMDNGADKQTYAAERLAALRYLAGWANASKKAYAFYGDDVMELAAKYQNQINILQN
- a CDS encoding 50S ribosomal protein L25, producing MLTLNVVKRNTKDALKKLRSEGLMPAVFYGRKEKSTPIAIKLADFEKALKEAGESSVIQLKGEGVDAEALIQEVDLDPVKETPRHADFYVIEKGKKLEISVPIEFMGTSSAVKDLGGTLVKVLHELEIEALPKDLPHSIQVDISALINLDSKIHAKDIALPDGVILKSKPEEVVAAISEAVKEEEKPAEPIDIANIELSEKKGKEPKEGEEATPGAESKPSGDKGKGGK
- a CDS encoding D-glycerate dehydrogenase, whose product is MKKVYVTRQIPEVGIKMLQDKGYEVDVSNKARPLSKKELIKALKKEPYDAVLSLLTDQIDREIFDAVPTAKIFANYAIGYNNIDVIEAKKRGIFVTNTPGGGADRVAEHAWALILALTCKIVEGDRYLRAGKYKGWDPMIFQGTKLAGKTLGIIGTGRIGADVAHRALHGFEMKVVYFDVKRNEDLEKQYGAIFKPTVEEVLREADIVSIHVPLLPSTTHLLNSARLAVMKKSAYLINTSRGPVVDEIALVEALRTGVIAGAGLDVFEFEPKLAKGLAKLPNVVLTPHIASATAEARHEMAVMSAQNVIAVLEGQVPPNQVA